ATGATTCCTTGACCTTTTTAGACAGATTTAGGTTTTGCTGATTTATACGGTCCAAACCAATGGAATCTAGAAAATCCAACGAAAACTTTAAACTCCCAAAGTTGAGACTGGACAAGTGGCCCGGCTCCATTTTTTTTGCAAGGGCCATGGTTTCCTTATTGCCGAAATTTCCATTTGCCGCATTAAAACCTGTGGCAGGTACCTTAAGCTCGTTCTCCAGGTTATCGGCGAAGAGCATAAAACCGTTTCCATAACCGGACAGCAGCCATTTATAACCACTAACTCCCAAAACATCGATTCCCGAAGTTTTAAAATCGAATGACATGGCTCCACAAAATTGTGTTCCATCGGCAATGATCAAGAGATCCGGATTGGCCCTTTTAAGTCTTTTGATAAATTCCAGGTCGATCAAAAATCCGTCCAACCACTGTACAATGCTAAAAGCAAAAACATCAATATTATTTTTTTTTACCGCCTCCTCAACACGTTCTTCAAGGTCTGTAGTGAGTCCCAAAGTTGTGCACTTGAATTTCCGACTTTCAAAGGGCCAATTTACGGATGGATAATCGTTCTCCAAAAGCAGCACATTTTTTTTGGACTGCAAACCCTCCAATAAAAGGTTCATCCCCAAGGAGAAATTGTACACCAAAGAGACATTCTCTGCATTGCAATTAAAAAAATGACCGATTTTCTCCCGTGTATCCGATAAGGTTTTTAAAGTCTGGTCCCACATATCACTTCCATGCAATAAGGCGTCCAAATCATGTTCCTGTCTCCAATCGATCAAGGCATCGTATAGCGGCCCAAAGACCGCCGTATTCAGATACGTACACTTTCTAAGTATGGGAAACTCCCTTTTTATTTTATCCATCTATCGTTTATTTTCAGAAATGTGAGGCCTAACCTTCAAAAACAGAAAATATCACTAATTACAAATTCTTAACTTTGATTTTTAAAGATAGCCATAGCATTTTATATGGCCCGTTTTTTGTTCCATAATAGATGATATGAAGGCAGAAAAAAAAATAATCATGATTGCCGCAGCGGGTGAAGATGATTCGCTTGGAAAGGATAATGACCTCCTATGGCATCTTCCAGACGATTTTAAAAGGTTCAAGCGTTTAACTTCCGGACACAAAATCATTATGGGCAGAAAAACATTTGAAAGTTTTCCAAAGCCACTACCCAATCGGGTACATATTATTATCACTAGAGATCGAAACTACCAAGTAAATTGCGATGATTGCCTTGTTGTCCATTCTTTGGAAGAAGCAATCGACCTGATAGTGGACGAAGAAGCCTACATTATAGGAGGCGGGGAAATTTATAAACAGGGTAAAAAATATGCGGATAGTATCGAGCTTACAAGGGTACATGGTAGATTTAATGCCGATACCTTTTTTCCTTCCATAGATCAAGAAAATTGGGAGTTGGTCGCTGAGGAATACCATCCAACAGACGAGAAGCACTCATACGATTTCACCTATCTTACCTATAAAAGAAAACTTAAGGAATCAAATAAGTTCGCTCGACCTAGCTTTTAAAAATCGAGATATTGGGCGGTTACCTTAGGAGCGGCATTTAGGACAAATCTCTCAAGCACTTCCAAACTTCCATTCGTGTAAAAATGATGGGTCCCTTTAGCATCCAAAGTATTATTGAGATTTTGCTTGCCAAGGATGGCTTTGGTCTGTCTGGCCACTGCCTGGCCAGAATCAATGATTCTCACATTGGAGGGTAATATCTCCCTTATAATGGGAATCAAATAAGGATAATGTGTACAACCCAGCACCAGATAGTCAATACCTTTTTCTACCATAGGTTGTACAAATTGATTCAGAAGCAATTTTAGGGAATCACTTTTCAAATCGCCCTTTTCGATCAATTCCACCAGTCCCTTTCCTTGTCTCTCGATTATTTCGATCCCTGCCGCGTGGTTTTGGCTCGTACTATGGAACAAGGCACTTGACAGGGTTCCCTTTGTGGCCAAAATTCCTACTTTCTTGGATTCGGAATTAAGGGCGGCAGGCTTGATGGCCGGCTCAATGCCAATAAATGGAATATCGTACTGGT
This DNA window, taken from Maribacter algicola, encodes the following:
- a CDS encoding aminotransferase class V-fold PLP-dependent enzyme, whose translation is MDKIKREFPILRKCTYLNTAVFGPLYDALIDWRQEHDLDALLHGSDMWDQTLKTLSDTREKIGHFFNCNAENVSLVYNFSLGMNLLLEGLQSKKNVLLLENDYPSVNWPFESRKFKCTTLGLTTDLEERVEEAVKKNNIDVFAFSIVQWLDGFLIDLEFIKRLKRANPDLLIIADGTQFCGAMSFDFKTSGIDVLGVSGYKWLLSGYGNGFMLFADNLENELKVPATGFNAANGNFGNKETMALAKKMEPGHLSSLNFGSLKFSLDFLDSIGLDRINQQNLNLSKKVKESLGSMGLLQEHVVARDFHSTIFNIKGDEKLFNTLLNNDIMCSMRGEGIRISFHFYNGIDDLEHLMKVLKTKS
- a CDS encoding dihydrofolate reductase, which codes for MKAEKKIIMIAAAGEDDSLGKDNDLLWHLPDDFKRFKRLTSGHKIIMGRKTFESFPKPLPNRVHIIITRDRNYQVNCDDCLVVHSLEEAIDLIVDEEAYIIGGGEIYKQGKKYADSIELTRVHGRFNADTFFPSIDQENWELVAEEYHPTDEKHSYDFTYLTYKRKLKESNKFARPSF
- the murI gene encoding glutamate racemase, producing MNGNPIGIFDSGIGGTSIWKEIQVLMPNEDCIYLADSKNAPYGEKPHEEIVKLSIKNTEYLIEKGCKLIVVACNTATTNAIDNLRNQYDIPFIGIEPAIKPAALNSESKKVGILATKGTLSSALFHSTSQNHAAGIEIIERQGKGLVELIEKGDLKSDSLKLLLNQFVQPMVEKGIDYLVLGCTHYPYLIPIIREILPSNVRIIDSGQAVARQTKAILGKQNLNNTLDAKGTHHFYTNGSLEVLERFVLNAAPKVTAQYLDF